In the Dioscorea cayenensis subsp. rotundata cultivar TDr96_F1 chromosome 12, TDr96_F1_v2_PseudoChromosome.rev07_lg8_w22 25.fasta, whole genome shotgun sequence genome, one interval contains:
- the LOC120274085 gene encoding serine/threonine-protein kinase-like protein At3g51990, with protein sequence MGYLSCRAESSVMTCRSVAALAPNQLQKPNSSIDLDHPDAAPPIRVFSYRELETATSSFSDKSLLGRGSHGTVYKAVLGDGRPVAVKRPSRRPAHAQARRNDEVENEIRILSRLRSPRLVNLIGFTDPEPSRLLVVEFMPNGTLYDFLHSNRRPPGWARRLRLVLQTAKALLTLHSARPPVIHRDVKAANVLIDHRFNARLGDFGLALRDDSTGLSSSSVRSTPPAGTLGYLDPCYVTPENLSTKTDVFSFGILLLEIMSGRKAIDVAYSPPSVVEWAVPLLKKGKVLALYDPRIEPPRDTTARRQLASLAASCVRSSKERRPSMEEVVERLKVLCKALSSKSWNGLSVVNPCLMVETEQTVLKLNVKNLDSNLNSSPISRCASLDEDSVRDEEAAMEGKKLHSLVRPVRPVRNARKVFSDGGAKSSVNLMDLMGGSDGEAINGGVRIGGKVNHGSMVRRARIVQVARA encoded by the coding sequence ATGGGCTACCTTTCCTGCCGTGCCGAATCCTCCGTCATGACCTGCCGCTCCGTCGCCGCCCTTGCACCCAACCAGCTCCAGAAGCCCAATTCCTCCATCGACCTTGATCATCCCGATGCCGCTCCTCCAATTCGAGTCTTCAGCTACCGCGAGCTTGAGACGGCGACGTCCAGCTTCTCCGACAAGTCCTTGCTTGGCCGTGGTAGCCATGGCACAGTCTACAAAGCCGTGCTCGGCGATGGCCGTCCTGTGGCCGTAAAGCGCCCTTCCCGCCGGCCTGCTCACGCGCAGGCCCGCCGTAACGACGAGGTGGAGAACGAGATCCGGATCCTCTCTCGTCTTCGAAGCCCTCGTCTTGTCAATCTCATCGGCTTCACCGATCCTGAACCCTCGCGGCTCCTGGTTGTGGAGTTCATGCCAAATGGAACCCTGTATGATTTCCTTCACTCTAACCGTCGGCCGCCTGGGTGGGCGCGGCGGTTGAGGCTTGTCCTGCAGACGGCGAAGGCCTTGCTTACGCTCCACAGCGCGCGGCCGCCGGTTATCCACCGCGATGTGAAGGCCGCCAATGTTCTTATTGATCATAGGTTCAACGCTCGGCTTGGGGATTTTGGTCTTGCTCTCCGTGATGACTCCACTGGGCTTTCGTCTTCCTCTGTTCGCTCCACTCCTCCGGCCGGAACGCTTGGGTATCTTGATCCTTGCTACGTTACTCCTGAGAATTTGAGCACGAAAACTGATGTTTTTAGCTTTGGCATTCTTCTTCTAGAGATCATGAGCGGGCGCAAGGCCATAGACGTCGCCTATTCCCCACCATCAGTGGTGGAGTGGGCTGTGCCTTTGTTGAAGAAAGGGAAGGTCTTGGCACTCTATGATCCAAGGATTGAGCCACCGAGGGACACCACTGCAAGGAGGCAGCTTGCATCCCTTGCTGCTAGTTGTGTGAGGTCATCGAAAGAGAGGCGACCATCGATGGAGGAGGTTGTGGAGCGGCTCAAGGTGCTCTGCAAGGCATTGTCTTCAAAATCTTGGAATGGTTTAtctgttgttaatccttgtttGATGGTGGAAACTGAGCAGACTGTTTTGAAGTTGAATGTGAAGAACCTTGATTCAAATCTAAATTCTAGTCCAATCTCTAGGTGTGCGAGCCTGGATGAAGACAGTGTGAGGGATGAAGAGGCAGCTATGGAAGGAAAGAAGCTGCATTCTTTGGTGAGGCCAGTTCGTCCTGTGAGAAACGCAAGAAAGGTGTTCTCTGATGGTGGTGCAAAGTCCAGTGTAAACCTTATGGATCTCATGGGTGGCTCTGATGGAGAGGCAATCAATGGTGGGGTGAGAATTGGTGGAAAAGTCAACCATGGATCTATGGTCCGGAGAGCTAGGATTGTTCAGGTTGCTCGTGCTTGA